One window from the genome of Pseudanabaena yagii GIHE-NHR1 encodes:
- a CDS encoding branched-chain amino acid ABC transporter permease, whose translation MDLSVFLQQFLNGLSIGSVYAIFALGYTLVFSILGIINFAHGAVFTLGAYFTYVLCGGAFGFNGILANLSLPKELHLPFFVAIFVSSLLAGGVSVLIERIAFRPLRDRKADPLLTLVSSLGVAVAIVNIIQYLVGAESYNFPANIYGSLPAAINFGTVDKPIAIRTVQIMIFGVSVIILSILTYGINFTKLGKAMKAVAEDATTASLLGINTDFFILLTFFVSGFLGGLAGTLVGSSVSIAGPYFGIGFGLKGLAVIVLGGLGNIPGAVVGGIVLGLAESFVPSDQSAYKDAVAFALLLIVLLVRPQGLLGKTFVQKV comes from the coding sequence ATGGACTTGTCAGTATTTTTGCAGCAGTTTTTAAACGGCTTATCCATTGGCAGTGTTTATGCCATTTTTGCCCTCGGCTATACCTTAGTATTCTCGATTTTAGGAATTATTAACTTTGCTCATGGTGCTGTATTTACCCTTGGTGCATATTTTACCTATGTGCTTTGCGGAGGAGCCTTTGGATTTAATGGCATCTTAGCCAATCTCTCCTTACCCAAAGAATTACATTTACCGTTTTTTGTTGCCATTTTTGTAAGCAGTTTACTGGCAGGTGGAGTCAGCGTTTTGATCGAGCGAATTGCCTTTCGACCTCTACGCGATCGCAAAGCCGATCCCTTACTTACCCTAGTGTCCAGCTTAGGTGTGGCCGTAGCGATCGTAAATATTATTCAATATCTTGTTGGGGCAGAAAGCTACAACTTTCCTGCCAATATTTATGGCAGTTTACCCGCCGCCATCAACTTCGGCACAGTTGATAAGCCGATCGCGATTCGCACTGTCCAAATTATGATTTTTGGCGTATCCGTAATTATTTTGTCCATTTTGACCTATGGCATTAACTTCACCAAACTCGGTAAAGCGATGAAAGCCGTTGCCGAAGATGCCACTACCGCTAGCCTTTTAGGTATTAATACTGACTTTTTCATTTTGCTCACCTTTTTTGTATCAGGTTTTTTAGGTGGACTGGCAGGTACATTAGTTGGATCTAGCGTCAGCATCGCAGGACCATATTTCGGTATTGGCTTTGGCTTAAAAGGTTTAGCCGTCATCGTCTTAGGTGGACTAGGCAATATCCCTGGAGCCGTCGTGGGCGGTATAGTTTTAGGTCTTGCCGAATCCTTTGTCCCATCCGATCAGTCCGCATACAAAGATGCAGTTGCCTTTGCCCTCCTACTCATCGTTCTATTGGTACGTCCCCAAGGGCTACTTGGCAAGACCTTTGTGCAAAAAGTATAA
- a CDS encoding chemotaxis protein CheW: MYTFFEQTDHQDVKTDAQPQVKLNTYLKFAIDPQTIGLLESEFTQEVLTIKASHVMPVPNKPSCILGILSRHRRVYWAIDLAMLLGFQPLDPNIRLYEVILTSVQELSLALIVPSIMGVVHLPSNNFENDIFALPATLKPYLKGYIHGESKEGMAYLLKAEHILQSAILHS; this comes from the coding sequence ATGTACACATTTTTCGAGCAAACCGATCATCAAGATGTTAAAACGGATGCCCAACCCCAAGTAAAACTGAATACTTACTTGAAGTTTGCGATCGATCCTCAAACCATTGGCTTATTGGAAAGTGAATTTACGCAGGAAGTGTTAACGATTAAAGCTTCTCATGTCATGCCAGTACCGAATAAACCGTCCTGCATTTTAGGGATTTTAAGTCGGCATCGTCGTGTGTACTGGGCAATTGATTTAGCAATGCTCCTAGGTTTCCAGCCCCTAGATCCCAATATCCGCCTTTACGAAGTGATTTTGACATCTGTACAGGAATTATCGCTCGCTTTGATTGTTCCTAGCATTATGGGGGTTGTCCATCTTCCTAGCAATAATTTTGAGAATGATATTTTCGCTCTCCCTGCAACACTGAAACCCTATCTGAAGGGCTATATTCACGGGGAAAGCAAAGAAGGTATGGCTTATTTACTCAAAGCGGAGCATATCTTACAGTCAGCAATTTTACATTCGTAG
- a CDS encoding C39 family peptidase encodes MNFFKDFTLVLTGLVIAITVTPASSAIATLKYPHTKQYIDQNLTASGSSQVIELPDTGTQNDSWSCGPNSAARLLRYYGHDVDYATVRAATDKKLFLPQKMRNPFNNQWIEVRTGTPPQTLQQVMQRWEGDRVKKSPQTSFNRLINLVRSGKPAIALVRVGSFQIPYIGSIPYLHWIAVTGADPVQQQIYYTDTNSQVYSLSYKDFQSRWNLGLDRDVSNAIANILKSNGVEARTIVWIDR; translated from the coding sequence ATGAATTTTTTTAAGGATTTTACACTTGTGCTTACAGGATTAGTGATCGCAATTACAGTTACGCCTGCGTCATCGGCGATCGCTACTCTCAAGTATCCTCACACTAAGCAGTATATAGATCAAAACTTAACTGCTTCGGGTTCATCGCAAGTAATTGAACTACCTGATACGGGCACACAGAATGACAGTTGGAGTTGTGGTCCGAATTCCGCAGCAAGGTTATTGCGCTATTACGGACATGATGTGGACTATGCAACTGTGCGGGCTGCCACGGATAAGAAGCTATTTTTGCCGCAAAAAATGCGGAACCCCTTTAATAATCAATGGATTGAGGTGCGAACAGGGACACCACCGCAGACTTTACAACAGGTGATGCAGCGATGGGAAGGCGATCGCGTGAAGAAATCGCCCCAGACTAGCTTTAATCGTTTAATTAATTTAGTGCGATCGGGTAAACCAGCGATCGCCTTGGTACGGGTTGGCAGTTTCCAAATTCCATATATTGGTTCAATTCCCTATTTGCATTGGATCGCAGTGACAGGAGCCGATCCAGTCCAGCAACAAATCTATTACACCGATACCAATAGCCAAGTTTATTCCTTGTCATACAAAGATTTTCAGTCTCGATGGAATTTGGGCTTAGATCGAGATGTGAGTAATGCGATCGCCAATATCCTCAAAAGTAATGGCGTAGAAGCAAGGACTATTGTCTGGATTGATCGGTAA
- the hslO gene encoding Hsp33 family molecular chaperone HslO, with protein sequence MSDRLIRAIAADARVRVVGVNVTESINEAQRRHHLSAVATAALGRAMSASLLLASNMKQPQARVNVRIAGDGGLGLVYADAGFDGTVRGFVSNPHFELPALENGQQNVGGAIGTTGLLKVLRDVGYGEPYSSTVELISGDIAEDVAWFLASSEQTYSKLMLTEVLDHEAIADPSSSNNPVKFAAGILLQIMPKAALRAAKTSNFSQVDLLSQLEAKSDITKFKDLLTQGKAIEEVMATLLGDLNLEILPMSKDVRFHCRCTLERMLAAMKMFGEEDLRSMIAEDEGAEATCHFCSQVYHATTDQLNNLLKELQLEAKA encoded by the coding sequence ATGAGCGATCGCTTAATTCGCGCTATTGCTGCCGATGCTAGAGTCAGAGTTGTTGGTGTTAATGTCACCGAATCGATTAATGAAGCCCAGCGCCGTCACCACTTGTCTGCTGTGGCAACCGCAGCCCTTGGCAGGGCTATGAGTGCGAGTTTGTTGCTTGCCTCGAATATGAAACAGCCTCAAGCTAGAGTCAATGTGCGGATAGCGGGAGATGGTGGTTTAGGTCTGGTTTATGCAGATGCTGGCTTTGATGGTACTGTGCGTGGATTTGTGTCTAATCCCCATTTCGAGTTGCCAGCCCTTGAAAATGGTCAGCAAAATGTGGGCGGTGCGATCGGTACGACAGGTTTACTGAAAGTGTTACGAGATGTTGGTTATGGTGAACCCTATAGCAGCACCGTTGAGTTGATTTCGGGAGATATTGCTGAGGATGTGGCTTGGTTTCTGGCTTCCTCAGAGCAAACCTATTCCAAGTTAATGCTGACGGAAGTGCTCGATCATGAGGCGATCGCTGATCCTAGTTCTAGCAATAATCCTGTGAAATTTGCTGCTGGTATATTGCTACAAATCATGCCTAAAGCTGCTTTACGGGCGGCGAAAACTTCTAATTTCTCGCAGGTGGATTTGCTGTCTCAATTAGAAGCTAAAAGTGATATCACCAAGTTTAAGGATCTGTTGACGCAAGGTAAGGCGATCGAAGAGGTGATGGCAACGCTCCTTGGCGATCTCAATCTGGAGATTTTGCCGATGAGTAAAGATGTGCGTTTTCATTGTCGATGTACGCTTGAGCGGATGCTAGCGGCAATGAAAATGTTTGGCGAGGAAGATTTGCGATCAATGATTGCGGAAGATGAAGGCGCTGAGGCGACTTGTCATTTCTGTAGTCAGGTTTATCACGCGACGACTGATCAGCTAAATAATTTGCTTAAGGAATTACAGCTTGAGGCAAAGGCTTAA
- a CDS encoding S8 family peptidase, which translates to MKKFLLACLFFAGLFWALSTYRGLAGEGKFDSMVLNFRDTLSPAQVDRELKAIASKYGIEPKFNSAFSKGDNLYIVKGDTQVLEKLKQSKELQELTEYVEANYVYSMDFFGGTTPNDPMYKDQWNLKAIDVEKAWAKTKGKGITVAVIDTGVSKVDDLKNTNFVKGYDFVNDREDASDDNGHGTHVAGTIAQSTNNNFGVAGIAYEANIMPLKVLSASGGGTISDIAEAIIFAADNGANVINMSLGGGGESKLMQSAIDYAYKKGVTIVAAAGNSNRNAAFYPARYPKVIAVSATSSTGEKAPYSNYGAGIDISAPGGAIAKGKNGEKGDMSGGILQNTIDPKTKESVFRSFQGTSMASPHVAGVVALIEASGVKDPEKVMQVLKQSSRKVDDDTLNYYGAGHLNAAAAVNLASQGQLGIPDFLRWARDNGYLSPRFWIDGGAIALIPKLIMVIGSYLLAWLINRWLPFRWNWAFTNGIFFGGAGLFFLRGFYLFDITQMPFRIAGSSLPELGNAFSNTNALNPITASVLLPLGLLVILLGHPQWKWFAMGASIGTSACLATSAVLAPQMMWIGEGLPAIAFLSVNAILCFGCAYLSIKSETATI; encoded by the coding sequence ATGAAAAAATTTCTGCTCGCTTGCTTATTTTTTGCAGGTTTATTTTGGGCATTGTCAACTTACCGAGGCTTAGCAGGCGAAGGTAAATTTGACTCCATGGTATTAAACTTTCGGGATACCCTATCTCCTGCTCAGGTCGATCGCGAACTGAAGGCGATCGCTTCAAAATACGGTATCGAGCCGAAGTTTAATAGTGCTTTTTCTAAGGGAGATAACCTTTATATTGTCAAAGGTGATACTCAAGTCCTCGAAAAGCTAAAACAGTCAAAGGAGCTACAGGAACTGACGGAATATGTCGAGGCAAACTATGTCTATTCTATGGACTTCTTTGGTGGCACAACTCCTAACGATCCTATGTATAAAGATCAATGGAATCTCAAGGCGATCGATGTCGAGAAAGCATGGGCAAAGACTAAAGGCAAAGGGATTACTGTTGCGGTCATTGATACAGGCGTAAGCAAAGTTGACGATTTAAAGAATACTAATTTTGTTAAGGGTTACGATTTTGTTAACGATCGCGAAGATGCAAGTGATGACAATGGGCATGGAACCCATGTAGCAGGCACGATCGCTCAATCAACGAATAATAACTTTGGGGTAGCAGGAATTGCCTACGAAGCCAATATCATGCCACTGAAGGTACTTTCCGCATCAGGTGGGGGCACAATTTCCGATATTGCAGAGGCAATTATTTTTGCGGCGGATAATGGCGCGAATGTAATTAATATGAGCCTCGGTGGTGGTGGCGAAAGTAAGCTCATGCAAAGTGCGATCGACTATGCCTACAAAAAAGGTGTAACTATCGTCGCGGCAGCAGGTAACTCCAATCGTAATGCTGCCTTCTATCCCGCTCGCTATCCCAAGGTAATCGCCGTATCCGCAACCAGTTCCACTGGCGAGAAAGCTCCCTATTCTAATTACGGTGCAGGTATTGATATCTCAGCCCCAGGAGGCGCGATCGCAAAGGGCAAGAATGGCGAGAAAGGTGATATGTCAGGGGGCATTTTACAAAATACGATTGACCCAAAAACTAAGGAATCCGTATTTCGTTCTTTTCAGGGAACTAGTATGGCATCTCCTCACGTTGCGGGTGTCGTTGCTCTGATCGAAGCCTCAGGAGTGAAAGATCCAGAGAAGGTAATGCAAGTTCTCAAACAGTCTTCACGCAAGGTTGATGATGATACGCTTAATTACTATGGAGCAGGTCATCTCAATGCGGCGGCGGCTGTGAATTTGGCTTCGCAAGGACAATTGGGAATTCCTGATTTCTTACGCTGGGCAAGAGATAATGGCTACTTGAGTCCTCGTTTTTGGATTGATGGTGGTGCGATCGCTTTAATTCCGAAGCTAATTATGGTGATTGGTTCCTATTTACTCGCATGGTTGATCAATCGCTGGTTGCCTTTTCGATGGAATTGGGCTTTTACGAATGGAATCTTCTTTGGTGGTGCAGGTCTATTTTTCCTGAGAGGTTTCTATCTATTTGATATTACCCAAATGCCTTTCCGCATTGCAGGAAGTTCTCTTCCTGAATTAGGTAATGCGTTTTCTAATACCAATGCACTCAACCCAATTACGGCAAGTGTGCTATTACCATTGGGACTCTTAGTCATTCTCTTGGGACATCCTCAATGGAAATGGTTCGCGATGGGAGCATCGATTGGAACTTCCGCTTGCTTAGCCACTAGTGCAGTGTTAGCTCCTCAAATGATGTGGATTGGTGAAGGTCTACCTGCGATCGCATTTCTCAGTGTTAATGCCATCCTCTGTTTCGGTTGCGCCTATCTATCGATTAAGTCAGAAACTGCCACTATTTAA
- a CDS encoding QcrA and Rieske domain-containing protein: MDRRKLLSWFGLGWLVSLLPSSLLGCTDSNPTTSAPPTSASPAKSAPESVAATPSKNFKEIGAVAQLDKDGVLVSSDKQIAVIRDPKNKDSLLAVNPTCTHKGCTVLWKADKKAYVCPCHDAEFAPDGAVLEKPAKKPLPTYTAKIDKGQVVVST, translated from the coding sequence ATGGATCGCCGTAAGTTACTTTCTTGGTTTGGCTTAGGATGGTTAGTGAGTTTACTTCCATCATCATTACTAGGTTGTACTGACTCTAATCCCACCACATCAGCTCCCCCTACATCAGCTTCGCCAGCTAAATCTGCACCCGAAAGTGTCGCTGCGACCCCTAGCAAAAATTTTAAAGAGATCGGTGCAGTTGCTCAGCTTGATAAGGATGGCGTATTAGTCTCATCTGACAAACAAATAGCCGTCATCCGCGATCCTAAGAACAAGGATAGTCTATTAGCAGTCAACCCCACCTGCACCCATAAGGGCTGCACCGTGCTTTGGAAAGCTGACAAAAAAGCTTATGTTTGTCCTTGTCATGATGCTGAGTTTGCTCCCGATGGAGCAGTTCTTGAAAAACCTGCGAAGAAACCACTACCAACTTACACTGCCAAAATTGATAAAGGACAGGTAGTAGTTAGTACATAG
- a CDS encoding DUF4327 family protein, with protein MLHSLYYSIGAIQDEARHLLESGRLSRSQPIHTLCRFFRDREWCQIERELEENHYLLRDRICDLLSRECWQSD; from the coding sequence ATGTTGCACTCACTTTATTATTCCATCGGCGCTATCCAAGACGAAGCAAGACATCTACTCGAAAGTGGAAGGCTTAGCCGTAGTCAGCCTATTCATACCCTTTGCCGTTTTTTCCGCGATCGCGAATGGTGTCAAATCGAACGAGAATTAGAAGAAAATCATTACCTACTACGCGATCGCATTTGTGATTTATTAAGTCGTGAATGCTGGCAAAGTGATTAA
- a CDS encoding cyanophycinase has product MSQVSLIDRLKQFVDQSANMLNLDEDVATDRGMTQIIKSAVMVIGGGEDKVQDRKILKAFIENSGGSQARIAIIPCASREPDIIGRIYHDIFTDLGAKVVEVLDIRERPHDDYPDAEKLVDRFTGIFMTGGDQLRLCGLIADTPFAIMIAKRIAEQRLVLAGTSAGAAAMGYHMISGGSSGESPHKELVNMSTGLNILPEIIVDQHFHNRNRMARLMTAIAAHPDRIGIGIDEDTVAIFEPNNIMRVMGRGTVTVVDPGEVSYSNQLWVSGSAPLTIHNLRVHILATGCKYHLLKRIPISPSV; this is encoded by the coding sequence ATGAGTCAAGTTAGCCTAATTGATCGTCTAAAACAATTTGTTGACCAATCTGCTAATATGCTGAACTTAGATGAAGATGTGGCAACAGATAGGGGCATGACTCAAATTATTAAGTCGGCGGTAATGGTAATCGGTGGTGGAGAGGATAAAGTCCAAGACCGCAAGATTCTCAAAGCCTTTATAGAAAATTCTGGCGGCTCCCAAGCTCGAATTGCCATAATTCCTTGTGCCTCTAGAGAACCTGATATTATCGGACGAATTTATCATGATATTTTCACCGATCTCGGTGCAAAGGTAGTTGAAGTACTAGATATTCGTGAGCGTCCTCACGACGACTATCCTGATGCCGAAAAATTAGTGGATCGATTTACAGGGATTTTTATGACAGGTGGTGATCAGCTCCGTCTTTGCGGCTTGATCGCTGACACCCCCTTTGCCATTATGATCGCCAAACGTATCGCCGAACAGCGTCTAGTTCTCGCTGGTACAAGTGCTGGGGCAGCCGCTATGGGCTATCACATGATTTCTGGTGGTAGCAGTGGTGAGTCTCCCCATAAGGAACTGGTCAATATGAGTACAGGCTTGAATATCCTGCCTGAAATTATTGTCGATCAGCATTTCCATAACCGTAACCGCATGGCACGTCTAATGACAGCGATCGCGGCTCATCCTGACCGCATTGGCATTGGCATCGATGAAGACACGGTAGCCATCTTTGAACCGAATAACATCATGCGTGTGATGGGGCGTGGCACGGTAACTGTGGTCGATCCAGGTGAAGTCTCCTATAGCAACCAACTATGGGTAAGTGGTTCTGCGCCTTTGACAATTCACAATTTGCGCGTTCATATTCTTGCCACAGGTTGTAAATATCATTTACTCAAACGGATTCCGATTAGTCCATCTGTTTAA
- a CDS encoding late competence development ComFB family protein: MESCRNVLIEFVYREAHAQIQSLGSGIRHKYNVDEVIAYALNRLPAMFASTDIELQQKRQECILMRENITKMTRQALIAVRRDPLRQPQPLADIELANAPYALLGVQELLGWQNLMWCDVPKALEESLENAIAKYNSGNLSPRVSKYGALGRRQINTQMYLTKTSQKCSVAPESKQREYDAYMIESNHLVHSLERLVIRMAQNRAQNFPPSELKFIRLEDVLARTLNRLPPLYATSEKGLNHLRYYAQMNIGSEVAIIVHEEMLEVRNLSYQKIDPLMFQRIRHEREHSLVKVRKLLLNRDVRWQNLLEVVSQSLELAKNGKVCWERSPSKTSVM, encoded by the coding sequence ATGGAATCTTGCCGCAATGTGCTCATTGAATTTGTCTATAGGGAAGCTCATGCTCAAATCCAGAGCTTAGGAAGTGGAATTAGACATAAATATAACGTTGATGAAGTCATTGCCTATGCTTTAAATCGCTTGCCCGCTATGTTTGCCTCGACGGATATTGAATTGCAGCAAAAGCGGCAAGAATGTATCTTGATGCGAGAAAATATTACGAAGATGACTCGCCAAGCCCTGATTGCGGTACGCCGCGATCCCTTACGCCAACCGCAACCACTGGCGGATATTGAGTTAGCTAATGCTCCCTATGCCTTGTTGGGTGTTCAAGAATTATTGGGTTGGCAAAATCTAATGTGGTGTGATGTTCCTAAAGCTTTGGAAGAGTCTCTAGAAAATGCGATCGCTAAATATAATTCAGGAAATCTGTCGCCAAGGGTAAGTAAGTACGGGGCATTAGGGAGAAGGCAGATTAATACCCAAATGTATTTGACTAAGACTTCTCAAAAATGTAGTGTTGCGCCTGAATCGAAACAGAGAGAATATGATGCTTATATGATTGAATCTAATCATCTGGTGCATTCTCTAGAAAGACTGGTGATTAGAATGGCACAGAATCGTGCTCAAAATTTCCCACCTTCGGAACTGAAGTTTATTCGTTTAGAAGATGTGCTTGCGCGGACTTTAAATCGTTTACCACCGTTATACGCAACTTCAGAAAAAGGATTAAATCATTTACGTTATTATGCCCAAATGAATATTGGTTCTGAAGTAGCGATTATAGTGCATGAGGAGATGCTGGAAGTGCGGAATCTGAGCTATCAGAAAATAGATCCGTTGATGTTTCAGCGCATTCGTCATGAGAGAGAACATTCCTTAGTCAAGGTTCGCAAGTTATTACTGAATCGCGATGTTAGATGGCAAAATCTGCTGGAAGTAGTATCCCAATCTTTGGAACTGGCTAAAAATGGAAAAGTCTGTTGGGAGCGATCGCCATCTAAAACATCGGTTATGTAG
- a CDS encoding SPFH domain-containing protein: MDLWSFVIGAGVFFGVGSSSFKIVNQGEEALVASFGKYKRKLPAGPHFILPFIDTVSYKGSIKEQVLDIPAQQCITRDNVPITADAVVYWRVVDMEKAYYRVENLRQAIVNIVLTQIRSELGSLELDETFTARNKINELLLRDLDDATEPWGVKVTRVELRDILPAKAVQESMELQMTAERKKRAAILTSEGDREAAINKAKGLADSQLLNAEASQKAAILEAEGQKQSRILRAEAERQEQVLKAQGTAQAMQVLLQSMKGNPQAQEALQFLLAQSYISMATTVGSSGSSKVMFMDPRSLPSTLEGLKSIVDTPIDTTDLPNQDWTK; this comes from the coding sequence ATGGACTTATGGAGTTTTGTGATTGGTGCAGGTGTCTTCTTTGGTGTAGGAAGTTCATCTTTTAAAATTGTCAATCAAGGCGAAGAAGCACTAGTCGCATCCTTTGGTAAATACAAACGCAAACTACCTGCGGGTCCCCACTTTATCCTGCCCTTTATTGATACTGTTAGCTATAAAGGATCGATCAAAGAGCAAGTATTAGATATTCCTGCCCAACAATGCATCACCCGTGACAATGTGCCAATTACCGCCGATGCGGTGGTCTATTGGCGAGTTGTCGATATGGAAAAGGCATATTATCGTGTCGAGAACTTACGACAAGCGATCGTCAATATTGTGCTGACCCAGATCCGTTCAGAGCTTGGAAGCCTAGAGCTTGATGAGACATTTACGGCAAGAAATAAAATTAACGAACTCCTATTGCGCGATCTTGATGATGCGACCGAACCTTGGGGGGTAAAAGTAACGCGGGTAGAGCTACGTGATATCTTGCCAGCTAAGGCAGTGCAGGAGTCAATGGAATTGCAAATGACAGCAGAGCGTAAAAAACGTGCGGCAATTCTGACATCTGAAGGCGATCGCGAGGCAGCGATTAACAAGGCTAAAGGTTTAGCGGATTCCCAGCTACTCAATGCGGAGGCTTCTCAAAAAGCGGCGATCCTAGAGGCAGAGGGACAAAAGCAATCTCGCATTTTACGTGCTGAGGCGGAGCGTCAGGAACAGGTGCTGAAGGCGCAGGGGACGGCTCAGGCGATGCAAGTATTGTTGCAATCAATGAAGGGCAATCCTCAGGCACAGGAAGCATTGCAATTTTTATTAGCCCAAAGCTATATCTCGATGGCAACAACGGTTGGTTCTAGCGGTAGTAGCAAAGTGATGTTTATGGATCCGCGATCGCTACCTTCGACTTTAGAAGGTTTGAAGTCAATTGTTGATACTCCCATCGATACCACCGATTTACCAAATCAAGATTGGACTAAGTAA
- the mtnA gene encoding S-methyl-5-thioribose-1-phosphate isomerase, translating into MNSTYKAFWLEAGDLVVIDQTQLPFSLVTKTLKTSADATLAIKDMTVRGAGVIGNVAAFGVYLAARESKGDLVKIKELAAVIRLARPTAVNLMWAVDRLLSVLEKAATQNQDIVEVALKEAIAIADEDVVGTRNIGKYGCELIEAIAKTKPKGEPVNILTHCNAGWLAIVDRGSALAPIYEANERGINVHVWVDETRPRNQGANLTAWELGQSQIPHTLIADNTGGLLMQYGKVDLCIVGTDRTTRSGDVANKIGTYLKALAAFDNHVPFYVALPSSTFDMQISDGVKEIAIETRSADEVLYLQGLQDDGAIGRVRVAPLETTALNYGFDITPARLVTGLITERGICDADETSISAMFLDLIP; encoded by the coding sequence ATGAATTCTACATATAAGGCATTTTGGCTAGAAGCAGGCGATCTCGTTGTGATTGACCAAACCCAACTTCCTTTTAGCCTAGTCACTAAGACCCTCAAAACTAGCGCTGATGCTACACTTGCTATTAAAGATATGACTGTGCGCGGTGCAGGCGTAATCGGTAATGTTGCCGCCTTCGGGGTGTACCTTGCCGCTAGGGAAAGCAAGGGTGATCTTGTCAAAATTAAAGAACTTGCCGCAGTGATTCGTCTTGCTCGTCCTACCGCCGTAAACCTGATGTGGGCAGTCGATCGCCTACTCTCCGTATTAGAAAAAGCTGCTACTCAAAACCAAGATATAGTAGAAGTTGCCCTCAAAGAAGCGATCGCTATTGCCGATGAAGATGTGGTTGGTACACGCAATATTGGTAAATATGGCTGTGAACTCATTGAAGCGATCGCTAAAACTAAACCTAAGGGCGAACCCGTAAATATTCTCACCCATTGCAATGCAGGATGGTTAGCGATCGTCGATCGCGGTAGTGCCTTAGCACCAATTTATGAAGCTAACGAGAGGGGAATTAATGTTCATGTATGGGTTGATGAAACTCGTCCCCGTAATCAGGGCGCGAATTTGACCGCATGGGAACTCGGACAATCGCAGATTCCACATACATTGATTGCTGATAATACGGGGGGGCTATTAATGCAATATGGCAAGGTCGATCTCTGCATTGTTGGAACTGATCGCACTACCCGTAGTGGTGATGTCGCGAATAAAATCGGTACATATCTCAAGGCTCTTGCCGCTTTTGACAATCATGTTCCATTTTATGTAGCCCTGCCAAGTTCCACTTTTGATATGCAGATTTCTGATGGTGTGAAAGAAATAGCGATCGAAACTCGTAGCGCTGATGAAGTTCTCTATCTGCAAGGGCTACAGGATGATGGTGCGATCGGTAGAGTCCGTGTTGCGCCTTTAGAAACCACTGCGTTAAATTATGGATTTGATATCACGCCTGCGCGACTAGTCACAGGCTTGATTACTGAGCGCGGTATTTGTGATGCGGATGAAACATCAATCTCGGCTATGTTTCTCGATTTGATTCCATAA